A part of Curtobacterium sp. MCLR17_036 genomic DNA contains:
- a CDS encoding DUF4383 domain-containing protein, with protein MSDVTTSTNRYAGSSIQKVALVVGIVFLLVGIAGFVPGLTSGSLAGAGHDSMAMLLGIFQVSVLHNIVHLLFGVVGLAAAGRASGSRMYLVIGGIVYFVLWIYGLFTAGHSSGANFVPLNNADNWLHLVLAVGMVALGIVFPRMRQRPVGA; from the coding sequence ATGTCCGATGTCACCACGTCCACCAACCGATACGCCGGCTCGAGCATCCAGAAGGTCGCGCTCGTCGTCGGCATCGTGTTCCTGCTCGTCGGGATCGCCGGCTTCGTGCCCGGCCTGACCTCCGGGTCGCTCGCGGGCGCCGGCCACGACTCGATGGCGATGCTGCTCGGGATCTTCCAGGTCTCGGTGCTGCACAACATCGTGCACCTGCTGTTCGGGGTCGTCGGGCTGGCGGCCGCCGGTCGCGCCTCCGGCTCGCGCATGTACCTGGTGATCGGCGGGATCGTCTACTTCGTGCTCTGGATCTACGGGCTCTTCACCGCCGGCCACTCCTCCGGTGCGAACTTCGTGCCGCTCAACAACGCCGACAACTGGCTGCACCTCGTGCTCGCCGTCGGCATGGTCGCGCTCGGTATCGTGTTCCCGCGCATGCGGCAGCGCCCGGTCGGCGCCTGA
- a CDS encoding DEAD/DEAH box helicase family protein → MTTGERRGPLTGWRYRGTLRRYQADVLERVPVVPGDPVHVVAPPGSGKTLLGLLLAGRHGARAVALAPTATIRAQWAASAAALDTSDGSRSVSVSEDPARLGDLTALTYQMLSVLETGNPLTDVAAADWRRELVEGGRDEQAAAVWLADLETANPTAYRTGIARRSRAVRRRLAREDPALLEAALHPNARALVDRLVAHGVETIVLDECHHLLDHWALVVAYLAARIRESGREPLLIGLTATLPSTDDRDAHDNYTALLGDVDHEVPTPAVVKEGNLAPYRDHVWFVEPSAEERAFLRDHEERLEALVGTTFDDPDGADWLVHTLQPSADDPEGDGGRPGQASPEARLARAFDADFAVAESAARMLAEVRPGHPLLALVHPGARTAPDAEQRLRLLARYALDRLLPDPERAEQWQRIKRSIVDFGFTLTDRGVRRGRDPVDTVLASSSAKDGAVAEILRLELAQDAADHLRAVVVTDHATHGNARGSGRRGAGALRTFGTVVADPTTAALRPVLVTAEHLRIAARDADLLLPALRRLLDAELVASPSADGPDVLEVDTGGTGSAAVVAGVSALLTDGTTRLVVGTRGLLGEGWDCPAANTLIDLTAVATSSATQQLRGRTLRLDPAWPRKVAHNWTVTAVLPADVPLLAAPDVSRMHRKHQQIWGLLREDDAQVVRGVGTALSDVQARRLVALVGKDRRQTVRALDDDVAAALPPREQTRRAWRIGEPYADRESTATVLREPDVAPFTTGPTAAAVMSAVLALVLAVVGQSLRVLVELWRGGAVLGAVGTVAVVVVAIAVAWPVARQLGTALRQRLDTALGYRRAVRVVLDGLHRAGRVPAYGDGDIRVTPTVAGGVPVAFTMEAVGGTVADRRTVTTALAELFGPVRTPRFLLETGRGDRARLRRAPLLTLALWAAQTLTRRSRCLAVPTGIGRRREDAEAFAADWARSVGPCRLHEVDSPESLVLLLRARRDSGATRTPPSLRDQWS, encoded by the coding sequence GTGACGACGGGGGAACGGCGCGGTCCGCTCACGGGCTGGCGCTACCGGGGGACGCTGCGGCGCTACCAGGCGGACGTGCTCGAGCGGGTGCCGGTCGTGCCGGGCGACCCCGTGCACGTGGTCGCACCGCCGGGGTCGGGCAAGACCCTGCTCGGTCTCCTGCTCGCCGGACGGCACGGGGCGCGGGCCGTCGCACTCGCTCCGACCGCGACGATCCGCGCCCAGTGGGCCGCATCGGCGGCCGCCCTCGACACCTCCGACGGCAGCCGGTCGGTCTCGGTGTCCGAGGACCCCGCACGCCTCGGGGACCTGACCGCGCTGACCTACCAGATGCTCTCGGTGCTCGAGACGGGGAACCCGCTCACGGACGTCGCCGCCGCGGACTGGCGCCGCGAACTCGTCGAGGGCGGCCGGGACGAACAGGCTGCGGCGGTGTGGCTCGCCGACCTCGAGACCGCGAACCCGACGGCGTACCGGACGGGCATCGCGCGGCGCTCCCGCGCCGTCCGCCGACGACTCGCCCGCGAGGACCCCGCGCTCCTCGAGGCCGCCCTCCACCCGAACGCGCGCGCCCTCGTCGACCGCCTCGTCGCGCACGGTGTCGAGACGATCGTCCTCGACGAGTGCCACCACCTGCTCGACCACTGGGCGCTGGTCGTCGCGTACCTGGCGGCACGCATCCGGGAGTCGGGCCGTGAGCCCCTGCTCATCGGACTCACCGCGACCCTGCCGTCCACCGACGACCGGGACGCGCACGACAACTACACCGCGCTGCTCGGGGACGTCGACCACGAGGTCCCCACCCCGGCCGTGGTGAAGGAGGGCAACCTCGCCCCGTACCGCGACCACGTCTGGTTCGTCGAACCCAGCGCCGAGGAACGCGCGTTCCTCCGCGACCACGAGGAACGGCTCGAAGCGCTCGTGGGCACGACGTTCGACGATCCCGACGGCGCCGACTGGCTCGTGCACACCCTGCAACCGTCGGCCGACGACCCCGAGGGCGACGGAGGACGTCCCGGGCAGGCGTCGCCGGAGGCACGACTCGCCCGCGCGTTCGACGCCGACTTCGCGGTCGCCGAGTCCGCTGCGCGCATGCTCGCCGAGGTTCGACCCGGTCACCCGCTCCTCGCCCTCGTGCACCCCGGTGCCCGGACCGCTCCCGACGCGGAGCAGCGCCTCCGGCTCCTCGCCCGGTACGCACTCGACCGGCTCCTGCCCGACCCCGAACGGGCCGAACAGTGGCAGCGCATCAAGCGGTCCATCGTCGACTTCGGGTTCACCCTGACGGACCGCGGGGTGCGTCGCGGTCGCGACCCGGTGGACACCGTGCTCGCGTCGTCGTCCGCGAAGGACGGCGCCGTCGCGGAGATCCTCCGACTCGAACTCGCACAGGACGCCGCGGACCACCTCCGTGCCGTCGTCGTCACCGACCACGCCACGCACGGGAACGCCCGTGGCAGCGGACGCCGCGGCGCCGGTGCGCTCCGGACGTTCGGCACCGTCGTCGCCGACCCGACCACCGCCGCACTCCGGCCCGTGCTCGTCACCGCGGAGCACCTCCGCATCGCCGCCCGCGACGCCGACCTCCTCCTGCCCGCCCTGCGACGCCTGCTCGACGCCGAGCTGGTCGCCTCGCCGTCGGCGGACGGACCCGACGTCCTCGAGGTCGACACCGGCGGCACCGGTTCGGCCGCGGTCGTCGCCGGTGTCTCGGCCCTGCTCACGGACGGCACGACCCGCCTGGTGGTCGGGACGCGCGGACTGCTCGGAGAGGGCTGGGACTGCCCCGCGGCGAACACCCTGATCGACCTCACCGCCGTGGCGACCTCGTCCGCCACGCAGCAGCTCCGCGGTCGCACCCTCCGGCTCGACCCGGCCTGGCCCCGCAAGGTGGCCCACAACTGGACCGTCACCGCGGTCCTGCCCGCCGACGTCCCGCTCCTCGCCGCGCCGGACGTCAGTCGGATGCACCGCAAGCACCAGCAGATCTGGGGACTCCTCCGCGAGGACGACGCCCAGGTCGTCCGGGGAGTCGGGACCGCACTCTCCGACGTGCAGGCCCGCCGACTCGTCGCACTCGTCGGCAAGGACCGGCGGCAGACCGTCCGGGCACTCGACGACGACGTCGCGGCTGCCCTCCCGCCCCGCGAGCAGACCCGTCGGGCCTGGCGCATCGGTGAACCGTACGCCGACCGGGAGAGCACCGCCACCGTCCTCCGCGAGCCGGACGTGGCTCCCTTCACCACCGGGCCCACCGCGGCCGCCGTGATGAGCGCGGTCCTGGCGCTCGTGCTCGCCGTCGTGGGCCAGTCGCTGCGCGTCCTCGTGGAACTGTGGCGCGGCGGTGCCGTCCTCGGCGCCGTCGGGACCGTGGCCGTCGTGGTCGTCGCGATCGCGGTCGCCTGGCCCGTCGCGCGCCAGTTGGGCACCGCGCTCCGGCAGCGGCTCGACACCGCCCTCGGGTACCGACGTGCCGTCCGGGTCGTGCTGGACGGCCTGCACCGTGCCGGACGCGTCCCCGCGTACGGGGACGGCGACATCAGGGTCACCCCGACCGTGGCCGGCGGAGTGCCGGTGGCGTTCACCATGGAGGCCGTCGGCGGCACGGTCGCAGACCGCCGCACGGTGACCACCGCGCTCGCGGAGCTGTTCGGTCCGGTCCGGACGCCGCGGTTCCTGCTCGAGACCGGACGCGGGGACCGCGCGCGACTCC